From the genome of Pelobacter propionicus DSM 2379, one region includes:
- the cobD gene encoding threonine-phosphate decarboxylase CobD, with protein MSHSYEHGGNLFSLARQRGFSPADSIDFSASINPLGISPRVREAITQALDSLVHYPDNDCGELRQTLSQVHGVPPEYFAIANGSTETIYNLPSLLPGKSALIVSPSFSEYAYALLQHHCEVRHLILSPSDNFSLDLGTLANALAEDYDALYLCNPGNPSGTLYPRELVEQVYALCKDTDTFLVLDEAFMDFCEQASAKDIIIASDHGIVLRSMTKFYGIPGLRLGYAMAAPSLIERLTSMGGPWSVNTLAQVAGIAALNDGEYARRSVEYVTELRQALGQALSDFPQLTVYPSSANFLLVELDATITSSELKERLVEKQILIRDCSSFAGLSNRFFRVAVRTEAENARLLECLGEILA; from the coding sequence ATGTCACACAGCTATGAGCACGGCGGCAACCTGTTTTCCCTGGCCCGCCAGCGCGGCTTTTCCCCCGCCGATTCCATCGACTTCTCGGCCAGCATCAACCCGCTGGGCATCTCCCCCCGGGTCAGGGAGGCCATCACCCAGGCGCTGGACAGCCTGGTGCACTACCCGGACAACGATTGCGGCGAGCTGAGGCAGACCCTCTCCCAGGTCCACGGTGTCCCGCCGGAGTACTTCGCCATCGCCAACGGCTCCACTGAGACCATCTACAACCTGCCTTCCCTGCTGCCGGGCAAGAGCGCCCTGATCGTCTCCCCCTCCTTCAGCGAATACGCCTATGCCCTGTTGCAGCACCACTGCGAGGTGCGTCACCTGATCCTCTCGCCAAGCGACAACTTCTCCCTGGATTTGGGTACATTGGCCAATGCACTGGCCGAGGATTACGACGCCCTCTACCTGTGCAACCCGGGCAACCCCAGCGGCACCCTCTACCCGCGGGAACTGGTGGAGCAGGTCTACGCCCTCTGTAAGGACACGGACACTTTCCTGGTGCTGGACGAGGCCTTCATGGATTTCTGCGAGCAGGCCTCGGCCAAAGATATCATCATCGCCTCGGATCATGGCATCGTGCTGCGCTCCATGACCAAGTTCTACGGCATACCCGGCCTGCGGCTGGGATACGCCATGGCCGCGCCATCCCTGATCGAACGCCTGACCTCCATGGGCGGCCCCTGGAGCGTCAACACCCTGGCCCAGGTGGCTGGCATAGCCGCCCTGAATGACGGGGAATATGCCCGACGCTCCGTGGAGTATGTCACCGAACTGCGCCAGGCACTCGGCCAGGCGCTCTCCGACTTCCCCCAACTCACCGTCTACCCCTCCAGCGCCAACTTCCTGCTGGTGGAGTTGGACGCCACCATCACCTCCAGTGAGCTGAAAGAGCGGCTGGTGGAAAAGCAGATCCTGATCCGCGACTGCAGCAGCTTCGCTGGTCTCTCCAACCGCTTCTTCCGCGTGGCCGTGCGCACGGAAGCGGAAAACGCTCGTCTGCTGGAATGCCTGGGCGAAATCCTCGCCTAA
- the cbiB gene encoding adenosylcobinamide-phosphate synthase CbiB produces MIQPDPTVLALALLLDLCLGDPRWLPHPVVMIGRLITFLETLLRRCMANERIAGVLLLALTVTSAASVTWLMVWGSARLHALAGLMVAALLSSTCLAARSLQRESCLVADALDAGDIASARVKLSYIVGRDTVDLDEEEIWRALIETVAENTTDGIIAPLFWLALGGPVAGMAFKAVSTLDSMVGYKNERYLRLGWASARMDDLVNYIPARLTALLMVMVAPLIGLSQANAASIALRDRLNHPSPNSAHPESAAAGALGIRLGGPSTYGGLLSVKQFIGDPLRSIDGQAYRGMIRLMYATTLAMAVISLATAALLRGIHVTQL; encoded by the coding sequence GTGATCCAGCCTGACCCCACCGTCCTGGCCCTGGCGCTGCTGCTGGACCTGTGCCTGGGTGATCCGCGCTGGCTGCCCCACCCGGTGGTGATGATCGGACGCCTGATCACCTTCCTGGAGACACTGCTGCGCAGATGCATGGCCAACGAGCGCATTGCCGGTGTGCTGCTGCTGGCCCTGACCGTTACCTCTGCCGCCTCGGTCACCTGGCTGATGGTGTGGGGCTCGGCCCGACTGCACGCCTTGGCGGGGCTCATGGTTGCCGCCCTGCTCAGCTCCACCTGCCTGGCGGCGCGTTCCCTGCAGCGCGAGTCATGCCTGGTGGCCGATGCCCTCGACGCCGGCGACATTGCCAGCGCACGCGTCAAACTCTCCTACATCGTCGGCCGCGACACCGTTGATCTGGATGAAGAGGAGATCTGGCGCGCCCTGATCGAAACCGTGGCCGAAAACACCACCGACGGCATCATCGCTCCCCTGTTCTGGCTGGCCCTGGGGGGACCGGTGGCCGGCATGGCCTTCAAGGCGGTCAGCACCCTGGACTCCATGGTGGGCTACAAAAACGAGCGCTACCTGCGCCTCGGGTGGGCCTCGGCCCGCATGGACGACCTGGTGAACTACATCCCGGCCCGCCTGACCGCCCTGCTGATGGTCATGGTCGCGCCGCTGATCGGCCTCTCCCAGGCTAACGCGGCCAGCATAGCCCTGCGGGACCGGCTGAACCACCCCTCACCCAACAGCGCCCACCCCGAGTCGGCTGCGGCCGGCGCCCTGGGAATACGCTTGGGAGGGCCATCCACCTACGGCGGCCTGCTGTCGGTCAAGCAGTTCATCGGCGACCCGCTGCGCAGCATAGACGGCCAGGCCTATCGCGGCATGATCAGACTGATGTACGCCACCACCCTTGCCATGGCCGTCATCTCCCTGGCAACGGCCGCACTCCTGAGAGGTATCCATGTCACACAGCTATGA